A region from the Arachis ipaensis cultivar K30076 chromosome B01, Araip1.1, whole genome shotgun sequence genome encodes:
- the LOC107635432 gene encoding probable receptor-like protein kinase At5g18500 codes for MASDLSSGLSKKTFVFGLKAWELMGILVGLFIVIILVVLSICLTSRKKSRRVNGMIPLSRMLSVSDEIKEIRVDQASANNQPQSGAFMSLYDKFSDRDSEKVLIQTKNGDNSSHSGSFIHAEKDTGGSQSGEESGAKSVSAYRISSASPLSGLPEFSHLGWGHWFTLRDLEVATNRFSKDNVIGEGGYGVVYQGKLINGSPVAVKKLLNNLGQAEKEFRVEVEAIGHVRHKNLVRLLGYCIEGTHRLLVYEYVNNGNLEQWLHGAMRQYGFLTWDARIKILLGTAKALAYLHEAIEPKVVHRDIKSSNILIDDDFNAKISDFGLAKLLGAGKSHITTRVMGTFGYVAPEYANSGLLNEKSDVYSFGVLLLEAITGRDPVDYSRPAAEVNLVDWLKMMVGNRRAEEVVDPNIETRPSTSALKRVLLTALRCVDPDSEKRPKMSQVVRMLESEEYPVPREDRRRRKNQAGNAELDGQKEASDTDKSDNPDSKPNGRSNQRK; via the exons ATGGCATCTGATCTGAGTTCAGGGCTGTCCAAGAAAACGTTTGTTTTTGGTTTGAAGGCATGGGAACTAATGGGGATACTAGTTGGGTTGTTCATTGTAATCATTCTCGTAGTGCTATCGATATGTCTCACATCAAGAAAGAAATCCAGAAGAGTCAATGGAATGATTCCCCTTAGTCGCATGTTATCTGTTTCGGATGAGATCAAAGAGATTAGAGTTGATCAAGCTTCGGCAAATAATCAACCCCAAAGTGGTGCTTTTATGAGTCTGTATGACAAATTTAGTGACAGGGACTCTGAAAAGGTATTGATCCAAACAAAGAATGGGGATAATAGCAGTCACTCAGGTTCATTTATCCATGCCGAGAAAGACACAGGTGGTTCCCAATCAGGAGAAGAAAGCGGAGCCAAGTCTGTTTCTGCTTATAGAATTTCTTCAGCTTCACCTTTATCTGGTCTGCCTGAGTTCTCTCACCTTGGCTGGGGGCACTGGTTTACATTAAGGGACCTAGAAGTTGCAACGAACAGGTTTTCGAAAGACAATGTTATCGGTGAAGGGGGATATGGAGTTGTTTATCAAGGCAAGTTAATCAATGGGAGTCCTGTGGCTGTTAAGAAGCTCCTCAATAATCT AGGACAAGCCGAGAAGGAATTTAGGGTGGAAGTTGAGGCTATTGGTCATGTGCGGCACAAGAACTTAGTCAGACTTCTAGGTTATTGCATTGAAGGCACTCACAG GTTGTTAGTTTATGAGTATGTTAACAACGGCAATTTAGAGCAATGGCTTCATGGAGCCATGCGGCAGTATGGTTTTCTCACTTGGGATGCTCGGATTAAAATTCTTCTTGGAACAGCTAAAGC GTTGGCTTACTTGCACGAGGCAATCGAACCAAAAGTAGTACATCGAGATATTAAGTCAAGCAATATTTTAATTGATGATGATTTCAATGCCAAAATATCCGACTTTGGGCTGGCTAAGTTACTTGGTGCTGGAAAAAGTCATATTACAACTCGAGTAATGGGAACTTTCGG ATATGTAGCTCCTGAATATGCCAATTCTGGCTTATTGAATGAGAAGAGTGATGTTTATAGCTTCGGGGTATTGCTCCTCGAAGCAATAACTGGAAGAGACCCAGTGGATTATAGCCGACCAGCAGCTGAG GTAAATCTTGTTGACTGGCTCAAGATGATGGTAGGCAACAGGCGAGCAGAGGAGGTGGTGGATCCCAACATTGAGACCAGGCCATCGACAAGTGCCCTGAAAAGGGTCCTTTTGACTGCGTTGAGGTGTGTTGATCCAGATTCTGAGAAAAGACCGAAAATGAGTCAAGTTGTCCGAATGCTTGAATCAGAGGAATATCCCGTACCTAGAGAG GACCGAAGACGCCGAAAAAATCAGGCCGGAAACGCGGAGCTGGATGGTCAGAAGGAGGCTTCTGATACAGATAAGAGCGACAATCCAGATTCCAAGCCAAATGGCAGAAGTAACCAACGGAAGTAA
- the LOC107635442 gene encoding uncharacterized protein LOC107635442, with product MATSSIISTMKDHEGVEIVYGMEECHRHSIELLEELGFPKGVLPLKDLVECGRVKETGFVWMKLKAPYEHYFEKTNTKVSYAAEVTGYVEKLKMKKMSGIKSKQMMIWVPISEMSMEDPKGKKITFKTPMGIGRSFPVTSFMTQEEEEKYLLELKENQIKEI from the coding sequence ATGGCTACTAGCAGCATCATCTCAACAATGAAGGATCATGAAGGAGTAGAGATAGTTTATGGCATGGAAGAGTGTCATCGCCACTCGATCGAGCTCTTGGAAGAGCTTGGTTTCCCAAAGGGTGTTCTTCCATTGAAGGACCTTGTGGAGTGTGGCAGAGTCAAGGAAACAGGTTTCGTGTGGATGAAGCTAAAGGCGCCATACGAGCATTACTTTGAGAAGACAAACACAAAGGTGAGCTATGCTGCCGAGGTGACCGGATATGTTGAGAAGCTAAAGATGAAGAAGATGAGTGGGATCAAGAGCAAGCAGATGATGATTTGGGTGCCAATATCTGAGATGAGCATGGAGGATCCTAAAGGGAAGAAGATTACATTTAAGACTCCTATGGGGATAGGAAGGTCTTTTCCTGTTACTTCTTTCATGACtcaagaggaagaggagaagtaCCTCCTTGAGTTGAAGGAGAATCAGATTAAAGAAATATAA